The stretch of DNA CGTGGCAGGCGGCCGGCTGGGCCAGGGCGGCATCGACGCCGAACTCGGGCGGGACAACACCTCGAGCGGACAAAATGCCGCCGCCCAGGCGAAGGCCGCCATCCCCACACCGGAGGCCAAGGCTGCGGCCTGGGAATCGATCGTGGTGAAAGGCGAACTGTCCAACGCACTTCAGGGTTCGGCGATCAACGGCTTTATGCGGGTCCTGGACCGGTCCCTGCTGGAGCCGTACGCCGAGAAGTATTTCCAGGCGGTGCCGGGGATCATGGAAACGCGGACGCACGCACTTGCCCAGCAGATCGTCGTCGGGCTCTACCCCTCCCTCCTGACCACCCAGGCCATCGTTGACAGGACGGACGGCTTCCTGGCCTCGCTTCCGCCCGAAAGCGCGGCGCTCCGGCGGCTCATGCTGGAGAACCGCGACGGCGTTGCCCGGGCTTTGCGCGCCCGCGCGGCCGATGTCCTTCCCGGCGAAGCAGTTCCGGCAGTATGAGCCTCAGTGAGCACCGGTACGCACTGACCGTCCAGTGGACGGGCAACCTGGGCGAGGGCACGTCGTCCTACCGCGGCTACTCGCGGGACCATGACCTGCTCATCCCCGGCCTGCCGGTGCTCAGGGGGTCTTCAGATCCGACCTTCCACGGAGACCGGGAGCGTTACAACCCGGAACAGCTGCTCCTGGCCGCCCTGGCCCAGTGCCACATGCTCTCCTACCTGCATGTGGCGGTGAAGCACGGCGTGGTGGTGACTGACTACCGCGACGACGCCTCCGGGCTGATGCGCCTGAACCGGGACGGCAGCGGCCAGTTCGAGTCCGTCACGCTGCACCCGCGCGTTACCGTGGCGGACGAAGGCCAGGTGGAGCTGGCCGGCCGCCTGCATCACGAGGCGAACCGGGTCTGCTTCATTGCCCGCAGCGTGAACTTCCCGGTGGAACACGCGCCCGAGACGGTGGCCGGCCAGCCGAACTAACGCCCGCGGCGGGCTCCGTTGGGCCCGCCGCCGGCCAGCTCAGGCAGCGTCCTGCAGGATCCGCACCAGCCGCGCCTCCGTCTCCGGCGTCAGGCCAGCCTTCCGTTGCCGGTCCAGCCCGCGTTCGCGTTCGTCGGTTAACGTGTCTGCGAGCGTTTGGCGCCAGGGCCGGAGCCGCAAGCCAGCCGCCACGGCCGC from Pseudarthrobacter siccitolerans encodes:
- a CDS encoding OsmC family protein — protein: MSLSEHRYALTVQWTGNLGEGTSSYRGYSRDHDLLIPGLPVLRGSSDPTFHGDRERYNPEQLLLAALAQCHMLSYLHVAVKHGVVVTDYRDDASGLMRLNRDGSGQFESVTLHPRVTVADEGQVELAGRLHHEANRVCFIARSVNFPVEHAPETVAGQPN